One window from the genome of Hyperolius riggenbachi isolate aHypRig1 chromosome 6, aHypRig1.pri, whole genome shotgun sequence encodes:
- the KLHDC7A gene encoding kelch domain-containing protein 7A has protein sequence MINTVCESRVWQSDMQLVGKVALSAAALFLLALAYRFYKFRALDRSEKADKHGFGPGHAEGDVADIPQRDYFDDESGNLRFRRVNSNLQNGLVTDPGDKHLTEASLETNKLHFKVQEGLQSADVICKDQNDFNEEVTALLHNNLDPLQSHGYLGDDPTCQKDVLDGKETTETTEAEEIRSDHCREDPEGREMLEKSELAKDYSETISKNVTALSSIALSVSHHNATKEELHRFSSTAEVQMQDSVVTEDGGPLRILASGGLRGKIYNYHVESTSQTFTAVKKSEIGVSSPQVQFSQTETYLTKLEEVKQLETSVKGTKKTSDEVNHDKNSEQKQEDNISDSDTNAGKIRTHIDGEPKEFRSVFSPFKLQSSPLILKSEETSEIRMSSQHLPPLETKEDLSTFEDNTDATFENGVCASKSHTKKYFPVLEEKPEETPETEVWIPQSPLTDVKIDLPVKRFLPSLEDKTQETCEIRDGALRSLLKGDVPTSEEKGETQMNVNDHIDIADGHTKDKIEDQVKLLPKQDLSKDKNKEDTITVVKAESPRSKNVAVATTIPSVLNSLDQSSSPAVSRQTGPGTYHVSLGPESTFDIHVDLGNCYEVLCLAKKHNLDSLKSAAYKAMSNEYLQVLQNPSVFGRLNVTERDLILEGRMKGRRFVAVADIDTQALCTSQNNSSLSYYDNDNDVWIPLSKIPTEAVSRGSTMATMFNYLFVVLGCDGPERQMKPSKRVLCYNPLTDSWKDVSPLKEARPHCKLVALDGYLYAIGGECLHTVERYDPRQNRWSYVAPLPNDTFAVAHMATAYDDEIFVTGGTLRYMLLRYRERENQWKYSAISGSKDRTTEIVACNNFLYRFDLNRSMGISVHRCNIRARIWYECATHAVPYPVPFQCAVIDNSIYCISRNFHLRFLAEDISPRFMETNLQTVPSPKGLLFPFVLVLPPKATE, from the coding sequence ATGATTAACACAGTGTGCGAGAGCAGAGTCTGGCAATCAGACATGCAACTGGTGGGGAAGGTGGCTCTGTCAGCAGCAGCCTTGTTCCTGTTGGCTTTGGCTTACAGATTCTATAAGTTCAGAGCACTGGACAGATCGGAGAAAGCAGACAAACATGGCTTCGGTCCCGGACACGCGGAGGGCGACGTTGCGGATATCCCCCAGCGAGATTACTTCGATGATGAAAGCGGTAATCTGAGATTCAGACGTGTAAACAGTAACCTGCAGAACGGCTTAGTCACAGATCCTGGAGACAAACATCTTACCGAGGCCTCTCTCGAAACAAACAAACTTCACTTCAAAGTTCAGGAGGGATTACAAAGTGCTGATGTCATCTGTAAAGACCAAAATGATTTTAATGAAGAAGTCACGGCGCTATTGCATAACAACCTTGATCCCCTGCAAAGCCACGGTTATCTTGGAGATGATCCAACCTGCCAGAAGGATGTGTTGGATGGAAAAGAAACGACAGAGACAACAGAAGCTGAGGAGATTCGGAGTGACCACTGCAGAGAGGACCCAGAAGGCAGAGAAATGCTGGAAAAGTCGGAGTTGGCTAAAGACTATTCTGAAACAATCTCCAAAAACGTTACAGCACTTAGCTCTATCGCCTTGTCCGTGAGTCACCACAATGCTACCAAGGAAGAGTTGCACAGGTTTTCTTCCACTGCTGAGGTCCAAATGCAGGACAGCGTCGTAACAGAAGATGGCGGCCCACTTCGGATACTTGCATCAGGTGGGCTACGAGGGAAAATTTATAATTATCATGTTGAGTCCACTTCTCAAACATTTACAGCTGTCAAAAAGTCAGAAATTGGGGTCTCTTCTCCACAAGTTCAATTTTCTCAAACAGAAACCTATTTAACGAAACTGGAAGAGGTAAAACAATTAGAGACAAGTGTCAAAGGCACAAAGAAAACCTCAGATGAAGTAAACCATGACAAGAATTCAGAACAAAAACAGGAGGACAATATCAGTGACAGTGACACTAATGCCGGAAAAATTAGAACGCATATTGATGGAGAACCTAAAGAATTCAGATCAGTTttctcaccattcaaacttcaatCATCCCCATTGATTCTTAAATCTGAAGAGACTTCTGAAATTCGGATGAGTTCCCAACACTTGCCACCCTTGGAAACAAAAGAGGACTTATCGACCTTCGAGGACAATACAGATGCAACTTTTGAAAATGGAGTTTGTGCTTCAAAGTCACATACCAAAAAATACTTCCCAGTACTGGAGGAGAAGCCAGAAGAGACTCCAGAAACTGAGGTTTGGATCCCCCAATCTCCTCTCACCGATGTGAAAATAGACTTGCCAGTAAAACGGTTCTTGCCATCTCTGGAAGACAAAACCCAAGAGACTTGTGAAATTAGAGATGGTGCTTTGCGATCACTACTCAAAGGAGATGTACCAACATCAGAAGAGAAAGGGGAAACACAGATGAATGTTAATGACCACATAGACATTGCAGATGGGCATACAAAAGATAAAATAGAGGATCAAGTAAAATTATTACCCAAGCAAGATCTATCCAAAGATAAAAACAAAGAGGACACTATTACAGTTGTCAAAGCAGAAAGTCCCAGATCTAAAAACGTAGctgtggccaccacaatcccttcAGTGCTAAACTCGCTTGATCAGAGCAGTTCGCCAGCCGTAAGCAGACAAACGGGACCAGGTACCTATCATGTGTCTCTGGGCCCAGAGTCCACGTTCGATATACATGTTGATTTGGGAAACTGTTATGAAGTCCTGTGTTTGGCCAAGAAACACAACCTGGACTCACTTAAATCAGCTGCTTACAAAGCCATGAGCAATGAGTACCTCCAAGTGCTGCAGAACCCATCAGTCTTTGGGCGCCTCAACGTTACTGAGCGGGACCTTATTCTTGAAGGTAGGATGAAGGGTAGACGGTTTGTAGCCGTCGCTGACATTGACACGCAAGCGCTTTGCACATCACAAAACAACAGCAGTCTAAGTTATTATGACAATGACAATGATGTGTGGATTCCTCTATCTAAAATTCCCACTGAAGCTGTCAGTAGAGGCAGCACGATGGCAACAATGTTTAATTATCTGTTTGTTGTCCTTGGATGTGACGGTCCCGAGAGGCAAATGAAGCCATCTAAACGTGTCTTGTGCTACAATCCTCTAACAGACAGCTGGAAGGATGTCAGCCCTCTCAAGGAAGCCAGGCCTCACTGCAAGCTTGTGGCACTTGACGGCTACCTCTATGCCATCGGGGGAGAATGCCTTCACACGGTGGAAAGGTATGACCCCCGCCAGAACCGGTGGAGTTACGTGGCACCCCTTCCAAATGACACCTTTGCTGTTGCCCACATGGCAACTGCCTACGATGATGAGATTTTTGTGACTGGTGGCACCTTGCGTTATATGCTGCTGAGGTACCGTGAACGAGAAAACCAATGGAAGTATAGCGCCATTAGCGGCAGTAAAGACCGGACAACAGAGATAGTGGCCTGCAACAACTTCCTCTACCGGTTTGACCTGAACCGCAGTATGGGCATCAGCGTCCACCGCTGTAACATCAGGGCCAGAATTTGGTATGAGTGTGCGACCCACGCGGTGCCCTACCCGGTACCCTTCCAGTGTGCTGTCATAGACAATAGTATCTACTGCATCAGCAGAAACTTTCACCTCCGCTTCCTGGCTGAAGACATCTCTCCAAGATTCATGGAAACCAATCTGCAGACCGTGCCGTCACCAAAGGGCCTCCTCTTCCCCTTCGTCCTCGTCCTGCCGCCCAAGGCCACGGAATAA